In the genome of Oncorhynchus clarkii lewisi isolate Uvic-CL-2024 chromosome 22, UVic_Ocla_1.0, whole genome shotgun sequence, one region contains:
- the LOC139380716 gene encoding WD repeat-containing protein 3 yields MGLTKQYLRYAASAVFGVIGSQKANIAFVTMRGGERGRFVAVAACEHVFIWDVRKAEKVLILKGNKHEVTYLCPSPDGIYVAVGYEDGAVRIFSLLNGESNVSFNGHKSAVTVIRYDTLGSRLVTGSRDTDVIVWDVINECGLYRLKGHKDAVTQALFLKDKNLLVTSSKDSFVKWWDLDTQHCFKTMLGHRSEVWGMALLNQESRLITGSADSELRAWDINYLQEGREAGEPKEKKGKSLLDDDDDDDEEEEEVVDESPEERILSCKKAGSLLREARDRVVSMTTDAKAKVLACHGSDTVLEVFSVLPEDEVERVMAKKLKRAKKKARDAQHAEDAPEPVVERKLANEIVRLTNIKASANIRWVDCLMCAGGELKVAMLLQNNTVETYSLKTSDKNPTGIKTSRLTLGGHRTDARTLAFSSDNIAVLSASGDTVKVWNRSTLQVIRTMACDYALCSLFVPGDRQIILGTKSGKIQIFDLASGTLLETVDAHNGALWSLCLSPDQRGIVTGGADKTVKFWEFELIKDEDAAQKRLTVKHVRTLQLDEDVLCVKYSPDQRLLAVSLLDCTVKVFYTDTLKFFLSLYGHKLPVLCLDISHDSALIATGSADRNVKIWGLDFGDCHRSMFAHDDSVMFLQFVPKTHLFFTAGKDKKIKQWDADKFEHIQTLEGHHREVWCLAISPNGDHIVSSSHDKSLRLWERTREPIILEEEREMEREAEFEEGMAKGDEPVVPGEIKDAEAAPAAKKTIETVKAAERVMEALELYRSESRKMEEHQIACQSAGKQLPPPKANPILVAFGNVSPSRYVLDVIKKVRSSELEVSLLVLPFPYIPDLLSLFNCYVQDGLEVELVCRCLFFLLRVHFGQISSNQMLLTVIDELRINTISKVREIRDVLGFNSAGLQFLQREVESKEEIMFFADATGLLKEKRRKRKKRERAILTIA; encoded by the exons ATGGGGTTGACCAAGCAGTACCTGCGCTATGCTGCCAGCGCCGTGTTCGGAGTAATTGGGAGCCAGAAGGCCAACATCGCCTTTGTCACCAtgcgaggaggggagagaggacgcTTTGTGGCTGTGGCTGCCTGCGAGCATGTCTTCATATGGGACGTGCGTAAAGCAGAGAAG gTTCTTATTCTCAAGGGGAACAAGCACGAGGTGACTTACCTCTGCCCCTCCCCCGATGGCATCTACGTTGCCGTGGGTTACGAGGACGGGGCTGTGCGCATCTTCAGCCTATTGAACGGCGAGAGCAACGTGTCCTTCAACGGGCACAAGTCCGCAGTCACTGTGATCCGCTACGACACTCTCGGTTCTCGGCTGGTGACCGGATCCAGG GACACGGATGTGATTGTGTGGGATGTGATCAACGAGTGTGGTCTGTACCGACTGAAAGGACACAAAGACGCTGTCACACAGGCCCTGTTCCTCAAAGACAAGAACCTTCTGGTCACCAG CTCCAAGGACAGCTTTGTAAAGTGGTGGGACCTGGACACTCAGCACTGCTTTAAGACCATGCTGGGACATCGCAGTGAG GTCTGGGGCATGGCACTGCTGAACCAAGAGAGTCGATTGATAACAGGCTCAGCCGACAGTGAGCTCCGGGCCTGGGACATCAACTACCTACAAGAG GGCAGAGAGGCTGGTGAACCAAAGGAGAAGAAAGGAAAAAGCCtacttgatgatgatgatgatgatgatgaggaggaggaggaagttgtGGACGAGAGCCCTGAGGAG aggaTCCTGAGTTGTAAGAAAGCTGGCTCTTTGCTGAGAGAGGCCAGGGACAGGGTAGTCTCCATGACTACCGATGCCAAGGCCAAGGTCCTGGCGTGCCAT GGCTCAGACACAGTGCTGGAGGTGTTCAGTGTGCTGCCGGAGGACGAGGTGGAGAGGGTGATGGCCAAGAAGCTGAAGAGAGCCAAGAAGAAGGCCAG GGATGCGCAGCATGCAGAGGATGCCCCAGAGCCTGTGGTGGAGAGGAAACTGGCAAATGAGATTGTGAGACTAACCAACATCAAGGCCTCCGCCAATATCAg ATGGGTGGACTGCCTGATGTGTGCGGGTGGGGAGTTGAAGGTAGCTATGCTGCTCCAGAACAACACCGTGGAGACCTACAGCCTCAAGACGTCTGACAAGAATCCCACGGGCATTAAGACCTCCCGGCTCACCCTGGGAGGCCACCGCACCGATGCCCGCACGCTGGCCTTCAGCTCAGACAACATCGCTGTCCTCTCCGCCTCTGGGGACACCGTCAAAGTCTGGAACAG GTCTACCCTGCAGGTGATTCGCACCATGGCGTGTGACTACGCCCTCTGCTCCCTGTTTGTCCCTGGAGACAGGCAGATCATCCTAGGGACCAAG AGTGGTAAGATTCAGATCTTTGACCTGGCATCAGGTACCCTCCTGGAGACTGTCGACGCCCATAACGGTGCTCTGtggtccctctgtctgtctcctgatcaG AGGGGGATAGTGACTGGCGGGGCTGACAAGACGGTGAAGTTCTGGGAGTTTGAGCTGATTAAGGACGAAGACGCTGCACAGAA gaggCTGACGGTGAAACACGTGCGTACACTGCAGCTGGATGAGGATGTGTTGTGTGTGAAATATTCTCCTGACCAGAGACTGTTGGCTGTCTCCCTGCTGGACTGCACCGTCAAGGTcttctacacagacacactcaaGTTCTTCTTATCTCTGTATGGACACAAGCTGCCTGTGCTCTGCCTGGACATCTCTCAT GACAGTGCCTTGATAGCAACTGGCTCTGCAGACAGAAACGTCAAGATCTGGGGTCTGGACTTTGGGGACTGTCACAGATCTATGTTTGCCCACGATGACAG cgTCATGTTCCTTCAGTTTGTCCCCAAAACCCATCTGTTCTTCACAGCGGGGAAGGACAAGAAGATCAAACAGTGGGACGCAGACAAGTTTGAGCACATCCAGACCTTAGAG GGTCACCATCGGGAGGTTTGGTGTCTGGCCATCAGTCCTAACGGGGACCACATTGTGTCCTCGTCTCACGACAAGTCCCTGAGGCTCTGGGAGAGGACCAGAGAACCCATCAtcctggaggaagagagggagatg GAGAGAGAGGCGGAGTTTGAGGAGGGCATGGCCAAAGGGGATGAGCCTGTG GTTCCAGGAGAGATCAAGGATGCAGAGGCAGCACCAGCGGCGAAGAAAACCATAGAGACAGTCAAAGCT gCTGAGCGTGTCATGGAGGCTCTGGAGCTGTACAGATCAGAGAGCAGGAAAATGGAGGAGCATCAGATAGCCTGCCAGTCAGCCGGAAAACAGTTGCCTCCACCTAAGGCCAATCCTATCCTTGTGGCCTTTGGAAACGTTTCT CCGTCTCGCTACGTCTTGGACGTAATAAAGAAGGTCCGGTCCAGTGAGCTGGAGGTGTCTTTGCTGGTCCTGCCATTCCCCTACATTCCAGACCTGCTGTCTCTCTTCAACTGCTATGTCCAGGACGGCCTGGAGGTGGAGCTAGTGTGCCGTTGTCTCTTCTTCCTGCTCAG AGTCCACTTTGGCCAGATCTCCAGTAACCAGATGCTGCTGACCGTCATAGACGAGCTGAGAATCAACACCATTTCTAAAGTCAGAGAGATCAGG GATGTTCTGGGTTTCAACAGTGCTGGTCTCCAGTTCCTCCAGAGGGAGGTCGAGAGCAAAGAGGAGATCATGTTTTTTGCGGACGCCACGGGTCTCCttaaagagaagaggaggaagaggaagaagagagagagagctattctCACTATTGCCTGA